The genomic segment CCGAGCAGGACCAGCCGGTGAGGCCATAAGTGCCTGGGAACAGGCTGTTTGGCCCCAGCCAGGCACTGCAGGCAGAGGAGCCTGGGCGAGCACGGCACTGTGGCTGTGCCCACGGGGTCCCTGCCCGTGGCTGTGACATGCAGGAATAGCTCAGTGCTGAGTGGGATGTGGGCGCTGCTGCTCTGTGGGGCTGCATCCCAGCCAGATGTGACATCCCACTCCCCAGGATGCCCTGGAGCAATGGCCAGGCCGTGGCACAGCTCCTCTGCACCCTCGCTCCCCACCATGCTGCAGGGCACAGGGCTCGCAGATGGTTATTGGGGACACTTGCATGCTGAGAGAAAGGGGAGGGGGACAACTTCAGGTTTTCAGCCACCTTTGGGCTGGTGGTGGGTGGCAGGGAGGTGTCAGGTCCCCATGACCTCCCTAAGTTCCCACTGGGCAGTCAGTCTCCTGCAGTGTTGGCACCTGTCCTAGCAGCCTGGCTTGTGCTGCTCCTTGTTTGTCCCTGCAGCCTCCCCTCAGTGCCCAGCCAAAACTCTGTGCAGACCCCATCCCAAATCACCCTCTGTTGTCTCCCTGCTCTGTCTCCACTCTGCCTGGCCCTGCCACGGGCTGGCTGACACCGCCATGCCCCGTCCCCCTGCCCGGCCATGCCAGGCTGTGCAACCAGCTGCGTGTCCTGGCTTTGCCTCTGTCCCCTGGAAACTTGCTGTGGGcacctccccagggctgcaggggaacGTGCGTTCCACacaccccttccccttcctcctgaAAAGGGGGCCAGGTCAGAGGGGACAAGCAAAtgctcccctgcccacagagcCCTGTGGGAAACCCGTGTCCTTGTGCCCACGGGGACAGACACTTGGGCCATGGGCTTTGCTGGGACACTCAAGCTGCTCTCAGCATTGGGCTTTGCGCCGGGGGAGGCAGCGGCAGGAGCAGGACACCCCAAAACAGGTCAGGCCAGGAGGCAGAGGCAGGCGAGTCCCCCTTTGCACCAAAGAATATTTATTTATACCAAGTGGAGCAGCTCCATCAGGAAAAGCATCAGCTCAGCCCAGACCAGGGGCATTTTTGGCTGGATGGGGCTTGCAGGGAAGGGGGGGCTCAGACACCTGGGGGGTGCCTGGCATGTGTCCTTGCTCTACATTACATGAGGGGGGGTGACTGCCTTTTGGGCAAACCAGGCCAGAGCTGTCCCCATGGGGACACGATGGAGCAGGATGCAGCCTCCAGCATGTCTGCACTCCCCTCTCCCgctgcctgcagctctgggtgctcaAAGCCATAGAAGGGCACGTAACCTGGGGGACTGGGGCGCAGACAGGCCTCGTGGTGGCCAGGCTGCAATGGCCACTGAAAGGACTTGGTTATGTTCGGCATCGGGTGGCACAAGAGCTGCGCTGCAGCGTGGCAAACGGGGGGTGAGGGTAGCACGTGGAGCGCTGCAGGATGCTGTGCAgggctctggctgtgggcactgtCCCCTTGCacagccccccagagcccctctgGAACCCCACACATGCACCCTCTGATCCCTTGCAGTCCCCCTGCACCCTCCAGCAGCCCTGTGCACCCTGTCTCCCCATGCACATGcccctgcagacccctgcaccctccTCCAGACCCCACAGCCCCTCCTGGCACCCCAGACTCAGCATGTACACCCGCATGCAGCTCCCATCCACCTTCTCACCAGCCCCTCAGCTCTCCTTTCCTGCCCCCATTGCCTCATGCAGCCCGCCCtgtccctcttccccccaccatgCACTCCAGCACaaaccccaaatccaccccatcTCCCCAGCCTGGTCCCCTCGCACAAGTCCCTGACATCCCATTGCAAGCCAAATGCTTAGTCGCATCTCCCAGCTGGTGTCCCCAGACCGGTGACatggctgtccccatccccacagggcTCTGCAGGGCTATATCTTTCCTCCCACTGAAGCCTGATGTGTCCCTCACGTGCAGGTCCCCAGCCATGAGCtgttggcagtgaggacattgGCAGCACCACCAGCCATGGACATGCACCGAGCACACCCCGTCTCACCCGCCCGGGCAGGCAGGGGTTGGGTGTTGGGGGTCAGGGAGGTGGGGGCCCCATCCAGCCGCGGTCGCAGGCATCCCCCCACTGTTGACATCAGCATCTCCCCTGCCCCACTCAGCCCTGCACTGGGGACGTGACAGAACTGTCCCCATCTTGCACCCCCAAGAGCAAGGCCAAGGGACTGTGGCTGAGGGGATGGCACAAAACCGGTGGGGCACCAGGAACAGCTCTCACACCAAAATCTGGCCTTGATTGTGGAGATGGGGAGTGAGCGGGACCAGGTGCCCACGTCCATGGGCAGCTCTCGCCGGGATTTAACCCCAGGAAAGCTCCCGAGCGCAGCCATCCCTCCTGTCCgtggggccagagctgcccttggGACCTGTCACAGCCTCTCGGGCTCTGTGCCACAACCCGTAATCATCTCGTCACAGGATTGCACCCCGTTGTGAAAGCTGGGTGCTGGCAGAAGCCGTCGCAAGCAGCTTCCTCTCCACTGAAATGGTGCGTGACCTCCTCGGGTTGAGGTTTCAAGGCTGCGTGTGCCCAGGGAGGTCACAGCCCAGATGCTCGGCCACCTTCTTCCCAACCTGGCATCACGCTGCCGTGGAGCTCAGCGCAGCCTTCAGCCCCTCAGCTGGGGCTGCGTCCTCCCCCCACTTCACACCAATGGGGAACTGGTCTGGTTGTGCAACCTCCCAGCAGGGCGGTGGGGCCGGACGGGCACCGGTGGGGCCACACACGTGGGGACCGGCCTTGGCACTGCCATCGCCAGCAGGAGCACGGAGCCAGCCAGGTCTGGCGTGACCTCCAGCACGCTCCAGGCTGTGGGAACTGGTTTTGGGGAGAACAGCTGGGAAATGTAATCCCCTGAACCTGTGCCAAGGCTGACCCCAACCTGGCAGAGATCCGCCTGTTCATGGCCCTTCCCGCATCCAAACCATGAGTGTTTGGGGTATTCTCATCCCCAGGAACCATTTAACTCCCCAAGTCCCCTTTCCCATCATGGGCCAGTGCAGAGACCAGGGGAGCCCAGAGCTTCATCTCAGCCCTGGACAGACATTACATCAACCAGCAGATTTTAAAACCTGCTCACCCGAGAGCTGCTGTGGCAAAACCCGCTCCACGGTGACGTCCCAGCCACGGTTAAACAGCGGGTGGGACTTGAAGTGCTTTGGAAACCCACCTTGGAGGCACGAAGCTCAGCATGGCCACACCAGCCATGGGAGAGTTGGGGGGCTTGGGATGCCAGGGTGACTTTGAAAGACATTGAATTCACCTGCAGCCACAATGCGAGGGTCGGCACAGCCCCGCCGACCCTGTCCACCCACAATACACCCAGGTCCCTTGTCCTGCGAGCGCTCCTTCCAGGTTAAtagggctggagaaatgggctgtcgCCCAGCACTTATTCCTGAAAGGCCTATTTCTTCCTTAATTGCAACTCAAGATCAAATTAGCGGTTTTAAATTTACTCTGTGCCCAAGAGATACCGTGGGGGATGGGGAGGACACACTGTACCCTTCATTCTTATGTAATAAAAAGGGTAAATTCCCACTCTGAGGGCAAAAttgctgacagctctgctctgcctggcccGTTGCTTCGGTGTCTTTGGGGCCATGTAGATGGAGATGCTCGTCATGGatttgggatgagcctttggggtgctggagaTGCTCAGCCTGGATCCGGGGCTGTCCCAGCTTCCCTGAGCAACTACATCACTGGGCTCAGGCGGGGATGCCGTGACAGCCCCCCAGCACTGTTTCCAGGACGGCATGTACCCCCCAAAACTGAagttggtggggatgtgggtgcAGGGCCGGGGAGCCAGGTCATGGCAGCAATACATGTGGGGCCGGATGTGGCACCGGCTGCATTATTGATGCTGTAACTCAGCACCCATTGCCTGGGATGTGGTTTCATTTTCTGGGGATAGACACCCTCCCCAGGTGGGAACCTGCAGCCAGGGACAAGGGGTGCTGAGCCCCCCtgcaaacctgcacccctgggGTGGGGGCTGCCCCCAGGGCTCAGCCATGAGCCGGGGACGTGCTGATGCTTTGGGAGCGGCTGGTTCGCAGTGGCCCATAGCGGGGGGCAGAGGCAGCCGCTGCTCCCAGAGAAAGGGAATTCAGGGCCTGGCGCTGGGCGGGTggggctgtgtgtgcacagaaagcctcagtgtgcacacacacatcccctccacgctgcacacacgtgtgcacactcCAGCCTGCATGCACAGCTCGTGCGCTGTAGAACCGCACTGCCCGGGGAGCATCCTCCTGGTTGCTCCTGCTCCGAACTTCCGCCTCTCCCAGCTGGAGAGTTGCCATCATGGCAACCCCAAGGTCCACTTGGTGCTCCCTACCGATGCCGTTTGCTCTGTGGCCGTCCCTGCGTGCAGCCGGGGACGGTGCAGAGAGGCCgtgagcctggcagggcccgtgGGTGCCTCTGCCTCACCAGAGTGGGACAggggagcccagcacagcccgTGTCCCTGCCTGGCTCCCTTCACCAATGGGTGCCACTGGGACCACTGGGACCtacgaggacaggctgagagagttggggtgttcagatggagaagagaagctctggggaaaaCTCAGTGTGGCCTTCCCATGCTTAAaaagggcccataagaaagatggggacagacttttgagcaggtcctgttgcgataggacaaggggtgatggtttaaactgaaggagagagattcaggctggacacgaggaagaaattgttgtccctgagggtggtgagagcctggcccaggttggccagagaggtggtggatgaaccatccctggagacatcccaggccaggctggacggggctctgagcaacctgagctggtgaagatgtccctgctcatggcaggggtggcactgggggagctgggaagggcccttcaacccaaaccgttctgtgattctgtgatcaggctGGAAAATCCTCCCCCAGTATGCTGCACCATGCAGGGAGGATTGGGACATCCAAGGGGTGCTGAAGAGCCCTGGGTGCGGCTGGGGACCGTTTGCCCAGTGTGGGCAGGGTCCCCCCGTGGAGAACCCCAGTGTCCATCTGCATGTGGTGGGACCAGGGACTGGGCAGAGAGGGGACACAGCCGCATCAGAGCCAGGGGCTGGGTTGGAGGGGAGGtggcagcccctgctccccagggaAAGCCCCTTCTCTGGGTATCTGCCCCCAAAACGTGCCCCACAGACCGAGCAGGGCGCCACTCCTGCCCGCAGCAACACGCCCCTGACACACCAGCTCGCCATTCGTTCCAATATAACCTTTATTGGGGAGACCGATGAGGGTTAGAACAAGGCCGGGTATAAAACATGATCATTGTCACAACCAGCAGCGGGAGGCATTGGCAGAGCAACACAGAAATGGTGGTGCCACCCCTGTTGTCACCGGCAGCAGGTGGTTctgggggctgcgctggggcatCGCCTGCTCCCTCGGGGTGGGGTGATGGTTTGGCCCCTCTCCCCGGATGGATCCTGGGCTTCGGCCAGTgccaggggctgctcttccccccagggtggggggctctgtggggcccctCTGTCTCTCCCAGCCCTGGTGCCGTGAGACTGGGCAGCGTGTGCCGCTGGTGCCGCCGTTGCGCCAAGTTGTGGTGCTCAGCCCTGAGGGAGCACTTGCAAATTatggctttttctttatttttttaggtttatttttttgctttttttggcagCAAACTTACCCCTCCAGGTGCCCTGGAGAAAGCAAGACTGTGCACTGGGAGCTGCCGCCCCGCCAGCCCTGCCACACGGGGGGCAGAGCAGAGGTGCTGCTCTGGGGACGGAACCGTGGGCAGGAGCCAGATCTTTGCCTCCTTCCCCAGCCAAACCCCCTCACTGGAGCTGGAAATTTGGGGTATCAGACCCTGTGTTGCACCCCCAGGCCATCCCACGGGGCATCGGTGTAGGGCCCTggctggagcagcagagaacGGACACAGCTCAATGCCTTTGTGAATGCGTAGCGGCCTGGGATGGGGTGGCCGGGGACGGCTGGGGAAAAAACAAGAATCCTCCAAAATGAGGATAAAGTGGAGCTTTCCTCAAGGACCTGTGGAGGAAACGGGCCGCGTGTCTGCTCGCAACCGAGGGGCCGGTGCAGCAGCTTGGCGTGGCTACGACTCGGGCGCATGGCGGCGTGGCCGCTGAGATGAAAGCTTTGGCAAATAACTTACAGAGAAGGACGGGAGGGGAAGTTGGGGACCTGTCCTTGCCTCCCATGCCAGGTGGGTGACCCAGCGTGGCAACGGGCACCTCCAGGGCTCCTCGTGCCGCTGCTGTTGTCCGCGGGGCAATGGGGAGAGCATCGCTCTGGCCAGGACGCAGTGTCTGCTCTTGGGAGccatggggagagaggagggagaagatGCCCGGGGAAGGAACGTGGCGGGATGGTCGATGCACAGTGGGGGCACCTGCCGCGGGATGGGAGAAGACAGAGCCCCTGGATGTGCTGGtggacaggctccccatcccagCGTCGCTCTTCCTGGGCACTACTGGTGCTTAGGGGGCTGCTGCCAGGTCCCagcgtccccatcaccccccaccaGCACTGGTGAGGACACCGGTCCCACGTCCTTGGCTGCGGTGAGGATCGGAGCATCTCTGGGCTGTGCCACAGGCAAAGAAGGGACCGGGGACCGGCCACGGTGCAGCACCGTCCTCTCCGGCCACCCCGCTGCCGGGAGGTGCGGGCAGGGTGCGGGGCTCACATGATGGTGCAGGAGGAGAGCGGGTTTCGGATGTGGCAGGTGCAGGCGGCCCCGCAGTACTGGCGAAAGGTCTGGTAGCAGCTGCGGTCGGTGTCGCTGCTCCACTGGACGGGGTTGGCGGCCAGGGCTTCGGCCGGCAGTCTGTTGAGGATACTGGTGTTGACGGCCAGCGCCGCCAGCCCGTAGTCGGTGAAGAGGACGGTCTCCCGCTTGCAGGTGGGGCAGGAGATGAACTTGTACTTGGGGCAGGACTCGTAGAGGATCTGCAGACACTCCTCGCACACCGAGTGCAGGCAGGAGAGGATGCGGGGCCGCTTGTTGGTGAAGTTGTACATGTGGCCGCAGGTGGGGCACTCGAGGGGCTCGCAGGGCGTCGAGGGGTGCAGCACGTACTGGTTGACGATCACCTCGTCCGACGGTGGCTGCCGGTGGTAGCAGACCTCCGAGCTGCCTTTCCGCTGGCTCTGGTACCCGCGCTCTCGCCGCGGCAGGGGGGGAGTCCGGGGCAGCGGCAGGGGGCCGGGGGTGGCATCCAGGGCAGGGATGTCCCCGCACGCCTGGTTGACGATGATCTCGGACTCGGAGGGCCACGCGCGCTTGGCCACGAGGGGCGGCTCACGGCGGGGGGCTGGTGCGTAGCGCGGCTGCGAGGCCTGTAGCTCCGAAAACTTCTCCGGGTGGATGATTTTCATCGCCTCCATTTTAATGATGACCTGTTGCCCTTTCAGACACGACATGAGTATCGTTTTCACATTACTGTCCACTGCTCTGGGGTCTCCGAGGGACGCCTGCATGAGGCTAAAACATGCCGGCAGCCTGCTGAGCTTTCAATCTCGGTCTGGCCGCGGAGCAGGAGCACGGGGAGGAGCCGCTGGCACGGGGGAGCATCCTGGGGAGCCGGGGCAGCGCCAGCAGGCCCCGTGCCCCTCTTCTCCAACCAGCCCCGAGGGTGCTGGGCACGAGGCCAGGgcgggcaggggaaggcagggcTCACAGCAGCATCCTGCCCACCTTGGAGGATGCTCGGGGTGGTGATCAAAGTGTCGGTTCCCCGCAGCGCCTCGCCAGGATGTTAACGTGACATTGGCCGTCACTCAGCAGTCCGACGCTTCTTCTACGCTGGCTTTTCCTGCGCTGGACCAGCTGCAGTCACGAAGGGTAAATTGGGGACTGTGGCACAGGTGCTGCCTGGGGTAGGTCAGTCCGCAGGGGTCCCACAGGAACTGGGCGCAGCCCCCGCCTCACTCCGGTCTCTGCCTGGCCTTTATTCCTGTTTACACGCCATGGGATCCTCGTGGTGCTGAAGAATGTGTTCGCAAATTCCTTTGCTCTGACTTCCCGGCTCTGCCACTTGCTGTCAGCGGCAGCTCCCGCGGGGCAGGGGCCCAGGGAACATCCCGCGCCGCAGGGCAGCTCACGGCGCTGGCGCTGCCGCACACCTTCCCCTGCTGTCCCTGGTACTTCTGCTCCCAGCTCAGCTTTGTGCTCGCTGGAAATGAAAAGCGAGGGGGGGGTTGGATCCAAGGCTCTCCAAGGCACTGCCGGCTGCCAGCACTCCCTTGGGATGCGTGCCCGCCTGCATCCCGGCAATTTGGCAACTGAGCCCTGCAGGTCCTGTCCATCCGCCCGCGTTCAGGCCGGCGGAAGTGGGAGTGGGCAGGTATTTCCCCCCAGGGAGCTCCCGGCAGCCCCAGGTgcagggtgctgggtgccccCTCTGCCCTGGGGATCTGTGAGGGCaggaccccctgcaccccactgGGATACAGGGCCCCTCCTGGGGGGCTCCCCCGTTGGCCTGCCTCTGCTCAGGGTTTTCTCTCACGTTTAGCCCCTCCTCTGCTTGGTGGATCTATTTTTACCTCCACGGCTTGCTCCTGATCTGTCCCTGTTATTATCCCTCCCTCTggcttcctctcccccttcccagctccctgcccttgtcccagggctgctggagAGGATGGGCCACGTTTGGGGGCAGGAGATGGGGGGCAGGCAGTCAGCCCGTGGCCATTTTCTCCCTCAGCAGCCCCAGCGACAGCCTGTCTCTCCTCCGAAAAGGGCGAAGGCGCTCTCCTCCATCACACTGCAAATCCTGTTACAGGGATGTCTGCTCCTGCTGAGCCCTGCCAGGCCTGGTGAAGGGGGCCCGAGGGGGCCATCTGGTTTTAGCAGCAGCCCCTAGGGACAGTGAGAGGCCGGGGGGGCTCTGCCCTGGATGCCCAAGAGCAGCAGGGGGCTGGATCCCTGCCTGGCCGCAGGGGGCTGTCCTGGGGGGCCATGCCCTAGTGGCACTGGGGTCCTGCAAGCATCCTGTGATACCTGCCCTGGGGATGGAGGCCTCGTGTCCTGCATCCCCTATCATGGGcccacatcctgcacccatgTCCTGCACCCCACAAGCAGTGTATATTCCCCTTGCCGTGCACAGCAGCAGCCCCACGGGCTCTCTGCTCGCAGGTCTCCCGCAGACACTCACCCACAGCGCACCGACGGGCACAGGATCTGTGCAGCCAAGCAGCCGCCGTGCACACCCGCCGCCTTTCCACGCTCACGCCGGCACACCCCTCTATGCACAGCCCTGGCGCAGCACCCCACCGTACCCCGCATCCCCGGCACCCCCGACACACAGCACCCACCTCCAGTGAGCTCCCGCCGCAATCCTCAGCCCCACGCCGTGCTGGCACGCTCCAGCCCAGCAGTGCACACAGATGTGCACACAGATGTGCACACCCGCACGCACCCGCGCCTGCCCGCCCGCAAGGTGATGCCCCTGGGCAGGACGGTCGCTGCCGGTCGTTACCTGCATTGGTCCGCGGTGCCTCGGCCGGGGGATTCCGCTGTGGCCGTGTCCCCAGTTGAGCCTCCAGAGCCCCGCTCTGTCCCCGGGAAAGGTTTGGAGGCCCAAGCGGCTAAAGGTTATCTGAAAGGCAGAGGGATGCAGGCGCTGCCCGTGCCAAGTGTCGGCTCCCCGAGGATGCTGCCGGGTCTCCACCGCTGCCGGCCGGGCCGCGGGCCCCGGCCCCGCTTcctccggccccgccgcctcctccaGCAGCTTCCCCGGCGGCGCGGGGAGGGCACCGGCCACAAAGGCAGGGGCTGGCGCCGCCGGGCTCCCGCCGGCTCCTCCGGATGCTCCGCGGGGAGCAGCTGCCGGGGGGAGGCGGCAGGtagcgccgctgccgccggggaGGCACCTTccgcccgcccgctccgctctccctcccccggctcctccgccgcctcctccggccgcggagccgccgctccgcgcgGGGCTGATGCAACACTCCCGGCTGGCTGGGGGGAGCTTGCAGCCTGGGCACCCCCCGTTCCCCCTCCGGCAggtgcaggcaggcagcaggcaggcagcaggcaggggccGCGCTGTCCCGCGGGCGCGGGCGCTGCCTGCGCGCTCCCGCCCCGCCCGCAGTGCCGCCGCAGTGGTGCAGCCGGCTCACATTTCCCTCGCTCAGCAGCGCCGGGGCCCgccggacacacacacacacacacagaccccCCCGcacgcccgccccgccgggccggcCCCGCTGCGGCTCCGctccctgcccggcccggcccggccccgctccttCTCCACCCCCCGGGTCCCCGCGAGGTGTTTCGGAGGGGCCTGCAGTGACTCAGCATCCGTCGCTGGAAATGGCTCCGCGGCGCGGGCGATGCCGCTCCGGGGGTAGCGATTTTGGGGCCAGCATCAGAGAGCATGTGGCAGCAGGGAGAGGGACCCCTGCCAGCAGCCCCCGCAGCTTTTGGGGCTGGGGAAAGGTCGTTACTACCTGGAATGCCCCCTACCACCactttttgctgctgctgaatcagccctgcaccccaccaTGTCCCAAGGGACATCTGCCCCACCACCAGTGCTGACCCCAACCCAGCAGCAGAGGGGCTCCCCCCACATTGTGATCAAAGCCCGACTGAACTCTGGGGAGAGGGGAGCAGGGCACAGGGCCCCACTGGTACCTGGGCGATGCGATGAGCTCAgcagggtgtgtgtgggggtcACAGCACCACTGGGTACCAGCAATGCTGACAGGTCCCTGGGGAGCACTGATGAACATCTTCCATTGCTATGGACTTGCTGGTTTGACCCCTTCGCTGGCACAGGCAGACAGGTGGCCatgagctggggacacccggCACTGTGTCCCAGGAGGATGACTCCTGGTCTGTACTCCCCAGCACTTGCCATGCCCCAGCAGATGTTAGCAGCTGGGCTGCCTTCTCCCTCCACCATGGGTCCCTCCAGCATGGGGACTCCACAGGCAAGCAGCCAAAATGGGCAGCCAGCCCTACATGGAGCCCCCCAACTCCCCAGCCATGCTTGAACCCAGAGCTCACAGCCACCCACCCAGTGGCAATGACCCAGGTGCGTGTGCACCCGAACCCAACAATGCTCCATCCCTTCGCACTACCTCATGTGGGGCAGAGTGCTGGGGGGGCTCACTGATCTCCTTTGGGTGCTGTTGGGGTTTCCCTGTTCCTGTCACCCGCTGCCACTTTTGAGCTCTTTATACTGCTTAGTTGGCCTCAGGCTTTTGCCTGGATTTTGATGCCCTCCCTGCCCAGACCCCCTCGCTGACcctgcagccttgctgcagcacaGACCTGGCCACCATTCGCCCCTGTAACAAGGGGTCTGCAGGGGCCTGGAGCTGCACCGTGACCGCACAGTCACATCGTGCTCATGCCATCACTGttccctgtcccctccatcaGTGAGACAGACACAGAAGCTGGAGCTCACGTATTCCACGGAACAGCTCTGCATCCTGCTGTCAGCCTGCAGGAAGGCTCAGCTCCTTCAGGCCTTACACATCCCACAGATGATCTGACCGTCCAAGCTCCAGGCAATGATGCTAAAAATCTCACCCAGATGCCTGGCTTGGAGGAGATCACGAAACCCACTCTGTCCAGAGGGATGCCCTGGCACCCCAAGGGCTCAGCCACGCTCCATCCTCGGGCTGGACCCATCCCTAAGTGTGGCTTCCCCAGGACCATGCAGCTTCACCCACCAGCTGCCTCCGCCTGGAAACCCGTGCTCCCCtgttgacaatgttagtggttGTATTTTTAATCTTCTGGTTTCTCATGGGATAAGGGATTTTGTGACAACTTTGACTCTAGTCCCTCTAAGTGTAATTCTTTGATCTGCTTACCTGCCGAAATCACTGTGAGGCTGCTGCTGTCTGGCACCCTAATAGTGCTAAACAGGGATTCCCTTCATCTTCCCCATCCCCTCTGTGTCAGTTTTTGCTTACTTTCCAGCTGACGCTTCTGGATGCAGATAGCAAGAACCGATATATTACGCTTGAACTCACAGAGCAAAGGAAATTGCAGGAAGTGAGTGAGCACGAGCCATTTTCTGTTATTAATTCACATGGCATCCCCGTGCTGACCCAGCTACACTGTGTTATTACACTGCTGTTTGGTGAGTTAAGCAAGAGCtctgtttaaaaataatcataaatCATATCAGGCGTCTTTTCTGCTGAACAAGAATGTGCTTGTGCCAAGATGCTGGGGATCCTTGTGTTACCCCAATAGCTCTGCTGGTCTCTGCTTCATGTGCTCGATGGATGTGGCACTGGATCATCCCAGCACAGCAGCGCTTTTCGGCTTCTCCTCCATCTATTCCAGGTACTTGTGAAGCAGTTTGCAGCCCAAGCCAAAGCCTGGCACTTCTTTTTCTCCCAGAACTTGTGTTAGGCTTGATGGGGTCCTTGGCAGCAAATGTCATTTATTACGTCTTGTACAGAGAGGCTTTGTCCACAGGTTTTCATCCCAACATGTGAGTGCTCAATGAGACATGCAGAGCTCTCCTAGATTTGCTCTTTGAGGTGCAgagttttcccttctctctgctgAGCTGGTCCACCAAGATCTctgctttccaacccaaactgaaAATAATCTCATCCTTCAAAGCCCAGACCTGGGTGGCCACGCTCTCAAGTGATGTCCCTACCAAATCCCAGCCCCTGTGGCCGTCTCTAACATTTGCCTTTGTCTCTGGCCGTATTCTTATTCCTGGGTTGAACACCTAACTttgttatatatacatatatgcttcattatattaaaaaaaattctattgTATTAT from the Patagioenas fasciata isolate bPatFas1 chromosome 20, bPatFas1.hap1, whole genome shotgun sequence genome contains:
- the RNF208 gene encoding RING finger protein 208; protein product: MQASLGDPRAVDSNVKTILMSCLKGQQVIIKMEAMKIIHPEKFSELQASQPRYAPAPRREPPLVAKRAWPSESEIIVNQACGDIPALDATPGPLPLPRTPPLPRRERGYQSQRKGSSEVCYHRQPPSDEVIVNQYVLHPSTPCEPLECPTCGHMYNFTNKRPRILSCLHSVCEECLQILYESCPKYKFISCPTCKRETVLFTDYGLAALAVNTSILNRLPAEALAANPVQWSSDTDRSCYQTFRQYCGAACTCHIRNPLSSCTIM